In Arvicola amphibius chromosome 1, mArvAmp1.2, whole genome shotgun sequence, one DNA window encodes the following:
- the Rpl36 gene encoding 60S ribosomal protein L36, giving the protein MALRYPMAVGLNKGHKVTKNVSQPRHSRRRGRLTKHTKFVRDMIREVCGFAPYERRAMELLKVSKDKRALKFIKKRVGTHIRAKRKREELSNVLAAMRKAAAKKD; this is encoded by the exons ATGGCCCTGCGCTACCCCATGGCCGTGGGCCTCAACAAGGGCCACAAGGTGACGAAGAACGTAAGCCAGCCGAGGCACAGCCGGCGGCGCGGG CGCCTCACAAAGCACACCAAGTTCGTGCGGGACATGATCCGGGAGGTGTGCGGCTTCGCGCCCTACGAGCGGCGCGCCATGGAGCTGCTCAAGGTGTCCAAGGACAAGCGCGCGCTCAAGTTCATCAAGAAGCGG GTGGGCACGCACATACGCGCCAAGAGGAAGCGGGAGGAGCTGAGCAACGTGCTGGCGGCCATGAGGAAGGCGGCGGCCAAGAAGGACTGA
- the Lonp1 gene encoding lon protease homolog, mitochondrial codes for MAASTGYVRLWAAARCWALRRPLLAVTGGPVPSAYGSWLRRGRRVCDTSAPWALGGRVPAAAGQWRGLWDAGGRGGGGGGGGDETSESGTEDGAAAGSGDGPVVTALAPMTVPDVFPHLPLIAITRNPVFPRFIKIVEVKNKKLVELLRRKVRLAQPYVGVFLKRDDNNESDVVESLDEIYHTGTFAQIHEMQDLGDKLRMIVTGHRRIHISRQLEVEPEGPEPESENKQKSRRKLKRGKKEAEDESAAKPQLELLPEASTDTPKEVLMVEVENVAHEDFQVTEEVKALTAEIVKTIRDIIALNPLYRESVLQMMQAGQRVVDNPIYLSDMGAALTGAESHELQDVLEETNILKRLYKALSLLKKEFELSKLQQRLGREVEEKIKQTHRKYLLQEQLKIIKKELGLEKDDKDAIEEKFRERLKELMVPKHVMDVVDEELSKLALLDNHSSEFNVTRNYLDWLTSIPWGRQSDENLDLGRAQAVLEEDHYGMEDVKKRVLEFIAVSQLRGSTQGKILCFHGPPGVGKTSIARSIARALGREYFRFSVGGMTDVAEIKGHRRTYVGAMPGKIIQCLKKTKTENPLVLIDEVDKIGRGYQGDPSSALLELLDPEQNANFLDHYLDVPVDLSKVLFICTANVTDTIPEPLRDRMEMINVSGYVAQEKLAIAERYLVPQARALCGLDENKAQLSAAVLTLLIKQYCRESGVRNLQKQVEKVLRKAAYKIVSGEAETVQVTPENLQDFVGKPVFTVERMYDVTPAGVVMGLAWTAMGGSTLFVETSLRRPLLRGSREDKDGSLEVTGQLGDVMKESARIAYTFARAFLMEQDPDNEFLVTSHIHLHVPEGATPKDGPSAGCTIVTALLSLALGQPVLQNLAMTGEVSLTGKVLPVGGIKEKTIAAKRAGVTCIVLPAENRKDFSDLAPFITEGLEVHFVEHYRDIFRIAFPLCEQRQARVVER; via the exons ATGGCGGCGAGCACAGGCTACGTGCGGCTGTGGGCCGCTGCGCGGTGTTGGGCGCTGCGGCGGCCGCTGCTGGCCGTTACTGGAGGCCCCGTCCCGAGTGCGTACGGATCGTGGTTGCGCCGAGGCCGGCGCGTCTGCGACACATCGGCTCCCTGGGCGCTCGGCGGCCGCGTCCCCGCGGCCGCGGGTCAGTGGCGGGGGCTATGGGACGCGGGCGGccgcggtggcggcggcggcggcggcggcgacgagACCTCCGAGAGCGGCACGGAGGACGGGGCCGCGGCGGGCAGCGGGGACGGCCCGGTCGTCACGGCCCTCGCGCCCATGACCGTCCCGGATGTGTTTCCGCACCTGCCGCTCATCGCCATCACCCGCAACCCGGTATTCCCGCGCTTTATCAAGATCGTGGAG GTTAAAAATAAGAAGCTGGTTGAGCTCCTGAGGAGGAAAGTCCGCCTGGCACAGCCCTATGTTGGTGTCTTCCTGAAGAGAGATGACAA CAATGAGTCGGATGTGGTAGAGAGCCTGGATGAAATCTACCACACGGGAACGTTTGCTCAGATCCATGAGATGCAGGACCTTGGAGACAAGCTACGCATGATCGTCACAGGCCACAGAAG GATTCACATCAGCCGGCAGCTGGAGGTGGAACCCGAGGGGCCAGAGCCAGAGTCCGAGAACAAGCAGAAGTCCCGGAGGAAGCTGAAGCGAGGCAAGAAGGAGGCCGAGGATGAGTCTGCAGCCAAGCCCCAGCTAGAGCTGCTGCCTGAGGCCTCTACTGACACCCCCAAAGAGGTGCTCATGGTGGAGGTTGAGAACGTGGCCCATGAAGACTTCCAGGTCACAGAGGAAGTGAAG GCCCTGACTGCGGAGATTGTGAAGACCATTCGGGATATCATCGCCCTGAACCCTCTGTACAG GGAGTCAGTATTGCAGATGATGCAGGCAGGCCAGCGTGTGGTGGACAACCCCATCTACCTAAGCGACATGGGTGCTGCGCTTACAGGGGCAGAGTCCCATGAGCTGCAGGATGTTCTGGAGGAGACCaat ATCCTTAAGCGGCTCTACAAAGCCCTGTCACTCTTGAAGAAGGAGTTTGAGTTGAGCAAGCTTCAGCAACGCCTGGGCCGAGAG GTGGAAGAGAAGATCAAGCAGACGCACAGGAAGTACCTGCTGCAGGAGCAGCTCAAGATCATCAAGAAGGAACTAGGGCTGGAGAAGGATGACAAAGACGCTATCGAGGAGAAGTTCCGAGAGCGCCTCAAGGAGCTCATGGTCCCCAAGCATGTAATGGACGTGGTGGATGAGGAGCTGAGCAAGCTAGCCCTGCTGGACAACCACTCCTCTGAGTTCAA TGTCACCCGCAACTACCTGGACTGGCTGACATCCATCCCCTGGGGCCGGCAAAGTGATGAGAACCTTGACCTGGGTCGGGCCCAGGCTGTGCTGGAGGAGGACCACTACGGCATGGAGGACGTGAAGAAGCGCGTCCTG GAGTTCATCGCTGTGAGCCAACTCCGAGGCTCCACTCAGGGCAAGATCCTATGCTTCCACGGGCCGCCAGGTGTGGGCAAGACCAGCATCGCACGTTCCATCGCCCGTGCCCTAGGCCGTGAATACTTCCGTTTCAGTGTTGGTGGTATGACAGATGTGGCTGAAATCAAGGGGCACAG GCGCACCTACGTTGGGGCCATGCCTGGGAAAATCATCCAGTGTTTGAAGAAGACCAAGACAGAGAACCCGCTGGTGCTGATTGATGAG GTGGACAAGATTGGCCGAGGCTACCAAGGGGACCCATCATCAGCACTGCTGGAGTTGCTGGACCCTGAGCAGAATGCCAACTTCCTGGACCACTACCTGGATGTGCCGGTGGACCTGTCCAAG GTGCTGTTCATCTGCACGGCCAATGTCACTGACACCATCCCAGAGCCACTGAGGGACCGCATGGAGATGATCAATGTGTCAGGCTATGTAGCACAGGAGAAGCTGGCCATCGCCGAG CGGTACCTGGTGCCACAGGCCCGTGCCTTGTGCGGCCTGGACGAGAACAAGGCCCAGCTGTCTGCTGCGGTGCTCACTCTGCTCATCAAGCAGTACTGCAGGGAGAGTGGTGTTCGCAAtctgcagaagcaggtggagaaG GTGCTGCGCAAAGCAGCCTACAAGATAgtcagtggggaggcagagacggtaCAGGTGACGCCAGAGAACCTGCAGGACTTCGTGGGGAAACCCGTGTTCACCGTGGAGCGCATGTACGACGTCACACCTGCTGGTGTGGTCATGGGCTTGGCCTGGACTGCCATGG gAGGCTCCACTTTGTTTGTGGAAACGTCTTTGAGGAGGCCCCTGCTCAGGGGCAGCAGGGAGGACAAGGATGGCAGCCTAGAGGTGACAGGCCAGCTGGGGGATGTGATGAAGGAGAGTGCCCGCATCGCCTACACGTTTGCCCGTGCCTTCCTGATGGAGCAGGACCCGGACAATGAATTCCTGGTCACCTCCCACATCCACCTGCATGTGCCTGAG gGTGCTACCCCTAAGGATGGCCCCAGCGCGGGCTGCACCATCGTGACAGCGCTCCTGTCTCTAGCCCTGGGACAGCCTGTGTTGCAGAACCTGGCCATGACGGGGGAGGTCTCCCTCACCGGCAAAGTGCTGCCCGTGGGCGGcatcaaagagaaaacaatagCG GCCAAGCGCGCAGGTGTGACCTGCATCGTCCTGCCGGCCGAGAACAGAAAGGACTTTTCGGACTTGGCCCCGTTCATCACTGAGGGCCTGGAGGTGCACTTCGTGGAGCACTACCGCGACATCTTCCGCATCGCCTTCCCGCTGTGCGAGCAGCGCCAAGCGCGGGTCGTGGAGCGGTGA